One window of the Herbiconiux sp. L3-i23 genome contains the following:
- a CDS encoding DUF1844 domain-containing protein → MSEHTHSFGGAQPYDATYEGDYVRDIGEVPAVEVINTVAVHLLSAAAVQCGLGIDDGPATPRVDLDEARKLIDALAGLVTASAPYLGDHHARALRDGLRSVQLAFREASPYPDPIGKGPGEKWTGPVN, encoded by the coding sequence ATGAGCGAGCACACCCATTCCTTTGGCGGAGCGCAGCCCTACGACGCGACGTACGAGGGCGACTACGTCCGCGACATCGGCGAAGTTCCCGCGGTCGAGGTGATCAACACGGTCGCCGTGCACCTGCTCTCGGCCGCCGCGGTGCAGTGCGGTCTCGGCATCGACGACGGCCCGGCGACCCCGCGCGTCGACCTCGATGAGGCCCGCAAGCTGATCGACGCCCTCGCGGGGCTCGTCACCGCGAGCGCCCCCTACCTCGGCGACCACCACGCGCGCGCCCTGCGCGACGGGCTCCGGTCGGTGCAGCTCGCGTTCCGCGAGGCGTCGCCGTACCCCGACCCGATCGGCAAGGGGCCCGGCGAGAAGTGGACCGGCCCGGTCAACTGA
- the infC gene encoding translation initiation factor IF-3, with product MKEQRISDPRTNDRIRVPEVRLVGPSGEQVGVVSIDVALRLAREADLDLVEVAPNSRPPVAKIMDYGKFKYETAQKAKEARRNQTNTILKEVRFRLKIDNHDYETKRKRAEGFLKAGDKVKAMILFRGREQSRPEQGVRLLQRFAEDVSEFGTVESTPTIDGRNMVMIIGPLKNKADAKAEAQARAKANSSRTEAPKGDEAAADQTTGPAAAESETPKEK from the coding sequence GTGAAGGAGCAGCGCATCAGCGATCCCCGTACCAACGACCGCATCCGTGTCCCCGAGGTCCGACTCGTCGGACCGAGCGGTGAGCAGGTCGGTGTCGTCTCCATCGACGTCGCCCTCCGTCTCGCACGTGAGGCGGACCTCGACCTCGTCGAGGTGGCACCCAACTCGCGGCCCCCGGTCGCGAAGATCATGGACTACGGGAAGTTCAAGTACGAGACGGCGCAGAAGGCGAAAGAGGCCCGTCGCAATCAGACGAACACCATCCTCAAAGAGGTGCGTTTCCGTCTGAAGATCGACAACCACGACTACGAGACCAAGCGCAAGCGCGCCGAGGGCTTCCTCAAGGCGGGCGACAAGGTCAAGGCGATGATCCTCTTCCGCGGACGCGAGCAGTCGCGCCCCGAGCAGGGCGTGCGTCTGCTGCAGCGTTTCGCCGAGGACGTCAGCGAGTTCGGCACGGTCGAGTCGACCCCGACCATCGACGGCCGCAACATGGTGATGATCATCGGGCCGCTCAAGAACAAGGCGGACGCCAAGGCCGAGGCCCAGGCGCGAGCGAAGGCCAACAGCAGCAGGACCGAGGCGCCGAAGGGCGACGAGGCCGCTGCAGACCAGACCACCGGACCCGCCGCCGCGGAGTCCGAGACCCCCAAGGAGAAGTAA
- the rpmI gene encoding 50S ribosomal protein L35, protein MPKQKTHSGAKKRFKLTGSGKLMKQQAGMRHNLEGKSSVRTRRLNQDQVLSPADAKVAKKLLGH, encoded by the coding sequence ATGCCCAAGCAGAAGACGCACTCCGGTGCGAAGAAGCGGTTCAAGCTCACCGGCTCCGGCAAGCTCATGAAGCAGCAGGCCGGCATGCGCCACAACCTCGAGGGCAAGTCCAGCGTCCGCACCCGTCGCCTCAACCAGGACCAGGTCCTGTCGCCGGCCGACGCCAAGGTCGCCAAGAAGCTCCTCGGCCACTGA
- the rplT gene encoding 50S ribosomal protein L20, giving the protein MARVKRAVNAHKKRRVILERAEGYRGQRSRLYRKAKEQVTHSLVYAYRDRRARKGDFRRLWIQRINAAARAEGMTYNRFIQGLGLAGVEVDRRILAELAVNEPATFAGLVATAKAALPADTSAPKTAA; this is encoded by the coding sequence ATGGCAAGAGTCAAGAGGGCCGTCAACGCCCACAAGAAGCGTCGGGTCATCCTCGAGCGCGCCGAGGGCTACCGCGGCCAGCGTTCGCGCCTCTACCGCAAGGCGAAGGAGCAGGTCACCCACTCCCTCGTCTACGCGTACCGCGACCGTCGTGCACGCAAGGGCGACTTCCGCCGCCTGTGGATCCAGCGCATCAACGCCGCGGCCCGTGCCGAGGGCATGACCTACAACCGCTTCATCCAGGGCCTCGGCCTCGCGGGTGTCGAGGTCGACCGTCGCATCCTCGCCGAACTCGCCGTGAACGAGCCCGCGACCTTCGCCGGCCTCGTCGCGACCGCCAAGGCCGCCCTTCCCGCCGACACGTCGGCGCCGAAGACCGCCGCCTGA